The proteins below come from a single Eubacterium limosum genomic window:
- a CDS encoding sensor histidine kinase, which translates to MSAKPIPKPAEKTVYFACLAVMLIFIVGMGLHGLLTGQVENARTHSELTMNIGDGGVESLPSGVYITSVFTNLKDDVSYSPLKIFSISVLSTAVLVFCLVYLLVLMISRVKNYSNLILGAVVFLIVRMFSVDMAVTLEALFGTPFNITLATIFYGSTLNACILLCLTVEEQTSGRIRLKPVLILAAYYIFVLFAIALVSRSSRTLYLEQHIRLGLFYPLLYMYARLYRLVKEKIPHIRPALVGYASIIVGLFADTMYLSGWSTSDMYMLYPATLCLLLMCMIYIYYQRVIEIRQQEAIRIANLYKEMEQKSADMMVSQLQPHFMFNTLQAIQVLARRDTKLADKVIFTFSNYLRANLDFVKINQPVPFDKALVPVQCYVDIEKIRFKNRFDAVYDIEATDFSVPPLCIQPLVENAVKHGVCRKPEGGTVTLSTREHPGHYEVIITDDGVGFETEKLSEKKDGGIYNARFQLTHMLDAVLTIESAPGKGTVQRIKIPKKE; encoded by the coding sequence ATGTCAGCGAAACCCATCCCAAAACCAGCCGAAAAGACTGTTTACTTTGCCTGTCTGGCCGTCATGCTCATCTTTATCGTGGGCATGGGCCTGCATGGCCTGCTCACCGGCCAGGTCGAAAATGCCCGCACCCACAGCGAGCTCACCATGAATATCGGGGACGGCGGCGTGGAGAGCCTGCCTTCCGGTGTTTACATCACCTCTGTTTTTACCAATCTCAAGGACGACGTCAGCTATTCGCCCTTAAAGATTTTTTCCATTTCTGTTCTCAGCACAGCCGTGCTGGTATTCTGCCTGGTTTATCTGCTCGTGCTCATGATCAGCAGGGTTAAAAATTATTCAAACCTCATACTGGGGGCGGTGGTGTTCCTGATCGTTCGCATGTTCAGCGTGGACATGGCTGTCACCCTCGAGGCGCTGTTCGGTACACCCTTTAACATCACCCTGGCCACGATCTTTTACGGCTCCACCCTCAACGCCTGTATCCTGCTGTGCCTTACCGTAGAGGAACAGACAAGCGGCAGGATCCGGCTCAAGCCGGTGCTCATCCTGGCCGCCTATTACATCTTTGTGCTGTTCGCCATTGCCTTGGTGTCAAGGAGCAGCAGGACTTTGTACCTGGAGCAGCACATCCGCTTGGGGCTGTTTTACCCCCTGCTGTATATGTATGCACGGCTGTACCGCCTGGTAAAGGAGAAAATCCCGCATATCCGGCCAGCCCTCGTGGGCTATGCGTCTATTATCGTGGGCCTGTTCGCAGACACCATGTATCTGTCCGGCTGGTCCACGTCCGACATGTATATGCTGTATCCGGCCACCCTGTGCCTGCTGCTCATGTGTATGATCTACATCTATTACCAGCGGGTCATCGAGATCCGGCAGCAGGAGGCCATCCGCATCGCCAACCTGTACAAGGAGATGGAGCAGAAAAGCGCCGACATGATGGTCAGCCAGCTCCAGCCCCATTTTATGTTCAACACACTCCAGGCCATCCAGGTGCTGGCCCGGCGGGACACCAAACTGGCCGACAAGGTGATCTTCACCTTTTCCAACTATTTGCGCGCCAACCTCGACTTTGTCAAGATTAACCAGCCAGTCCCCTTCGACAAAGCCCTGGTGCCGGTCCAGTGCTACGTGGACATTGAAAAAATACGGTTTAAAAACCGCTTCGACGCCGTATACGACATCGAGGCCACCGATTTCAGCGTGCCGCCTCTGTGCATCCAGCCCCTGGTCGAAAACGCCGTCAAGCATGGCGTCTGCCGCAAGCCAGAGGGCGGCACGGTCACCCTGTCCACAAGAGAGCACCCCGGCCATTACGAGGTCATCATCACCGACGACGGCGTGGGCTTTGAGACGGAAAAGCTGTCGGAGAA
- a CDS encoding cobalamin B12-binding domain-containing protein — MEKKLIEAVENIDEPLAIRQVKSLLASGRNPKEISNDLNFALQRVANRYEKGEYYIADLIMAGELVSSLLKISGMESERSSRQAPAGKIVVGTVFDDIHDVGKNIFVSMLHSEGLEVIDLGTDVPTEEFIRAIRKEKPQILGISGILTSVVENIRVVVDAITAAGLRDNIKIILGGAIAGKEYAKYVGADAFSSDAIEGVSICKKWLTQE, encoded by the coding sequence ATGGAGAAAAAATTAATCGAAGCGGTAGAAAATATTGACGAGCCCCTGGCCATCCGCCAGGTAAAATCCCTGCTCGCATCAGGGAGAAACCCGAAGGAAATATCCAATGACCTGAACTTTGCCCTCCAGCGCGTGGCTAACCGCTATGAAAAGGGCGAATACTACATCGCAGACCTCATCATGGCCGGCGAGCTGGTGTCCAGCCTGCTCAAAATATCGGGCATGGAGTCCGAGCGCTCAAGCCGGCAGGCCCCGGCGGGCAAAATTGTGGTGGGCACCGTGTTTGACGATATCCACGACGTGGGCAAAAACATTTTTGTCAGCATGCTGCACTCCGAGGGACTCGAGGTCATCGATTTAGGCACTGACGTCCCCACAGAGGAATTTATCCGGGCCATCAGGAAAGAAAAGCCCCAGATTCTGGGCATCAGCGGGATTTTGACCTCCGTGGTGGAAAATATCCGGGTGGTGGTGGACGCCATCACAGCGGCCGGCCTCCGGGATAATATCAAGATCATTCTGGGCGGCGCCATCGCGGGCAAGGAATACGCCAAATATGTGGGTGCCGACGCCTTTTCAAGCGACGCCATCGAGGGCGTCTCCATCTGCAAAAAATGGCTTACCCAGGAGTAA
- a CDS encoding EAL domain-containing protein — protein MTWHLEFEIYSALIIGIIMVYYFRGPRVPTWQNRIYGATLVISMAFILTNIVATLLLEHLTPANFGLAVFFNNLYLIFLPSMPMMVLLYVISIIYQEFWHKRALVILAFSMYFIYLVLALSNPLTHFYFTLDLENGYARGIGNPFTHISSISYILCAAVIAIYNRKKISKSVFAALCAFMVLSLAAILLQFVFTGYILTGVACTCCILLVHLSTQSNSMVSDELTGTFKRQVFLQMIEMHLKNGKKGDIIALALRDFKFANEVFGVKTCDRLLKEVAGFLKGLAPTGRVYRFDGDVFCIADPHGAENTDRLMNLIVGRFKKPWHFQGIDYSLNCSLGVVPMGKGGTETVDEIVSAIDFAIQESKHRENGVVRGGEIFNEKFRRKNHIRAMLAYALEKDGFEVHYQPIYCLATDRFATCEALVRMRDPEFGLIPPDEFIPMAEENGMIVSIGLVVFEKVCQFMTAHSYTEGGFETIGVNLSVVQCMQESLAADLIAIMEHYKLPPERFKFEITETVAAASMSTLRSTMQRLIDYGCAFALDDFGIGYSGVTNMLNLPFKLIKLDKSLTDRLTGEPRTKIAVEAIIHLIHRLNMRVIAEGVEVAEEVEILRELGCDYIQGYYFSRPLPETAFTALVKEAAER, from the coding sequence ATGACATGGCATTTGGAATTTGAAATCTATTCAGCGTTAATCATCGGGATCATCATGGTCTACTACTTCAGAGGGCCACGGGTTCCCACCTGGCAGAACCGCATCTACGGCGCGACCCTTGTCATTTCAATGGCCTTTATTCTTACCAACATTGTGGCCACCCTGCTGTTAGAGCACCTGACCCCCGCCAATTTCGGGCTGGCTGTTTTCTTCAACAACCTGTACCTGATTTTTTTGCCCAGTATGCCTATGATGGTGCTGCTCTATGTGATCTCCATCATTTACCAGGAGTTCTGGCACAAGAGAGCCCTGGTTATCCTGGCCTTTTCAATGTATTTCATTTACCTTGTGCTGGCGCTGTCCAACCCGCTGACGCATTTTTATTTCACACTGGATCTTGAAAACGGCTATGCCCGGGGCATCGGCAACCCCTTTACCCACATCAGCTCCATTTCCTATATCCTGTGCGCTGCGGTCATCGCCATCTATAACCGGAAGAAAATATCAAAGTCTGTCTTTGCTGCCCTCTGCGCCTTTATGGTGCTGTCACTGGCTGCCATCCTGCTCCAGTTTGTGTTTACAGGCTACATCCTCACCGGCGTGGCCTGCACCTGCTGTATCCTCCTGGTACACCTCTCCACCCAGAGCAACAGCATGGTCAGTGACGAGCTCACCGGAACCTTTAAACGGCAGGTTTTTCTGCAGATGATCGAGATGCACCTGAAGAACGGGAAAAAGGGGGATATCATTGCCCTTGCCCTGCGGGATTTCAAGTTCGCCAACGAGGTTTTCGGCGTCAAGACCTGTGACCGCCTGCTCAAGGAGGTCGCCGGATTCCTGAAGGGGCTGGCTCCTACGGGCCGGGTCTATCGTTTTGACGGCGATGTTTTCTGCATCGCAGATCCACACGGCGCAGAAAACACCGACAGGCTTATGAACCTCATCGTGGGCCGGTTTAAAAAGCCCTGGCATTTCCAGGGCATCGACTACAGCCTGAACTGCAGTCTGGGCGTGGTGCCAATGGGCAAAGGCGGCACCGAAACCGTGGACGAGATCGTGTCTGCCATCGACTTTGCCATCCAGGAGTCCAAGCACCGGGAAAATGGCGTGGTGCGCGGCGGCGAAATCTTCAACGAGAAATTCAGGCGCAAGAACCATATCCGCGCCATGCTCGCCTATGCCCTCGAAAAGGATGGCTTTGAGGTGCATTACCAGCCTATCTACTGCCTTGCCACGGACCGCTTCGCCACCTGTGAGGCGCTGGTGCGCATGCGCGACCCTGAGTTTGGCCTCATCCCGCCCGATGAGTTTATCCCCATGGCCGAGGAAAACGGTATGATTGTCTCCATCGGCCTCGTTGTGTTTGAAAAGGTCTGCCAGTTTATGACAGCCCATTCCTATACCGAAGGAGGATTTGAGACCATCGGCGTCAACCTCTCTGTAGTGCAGTGCATGCAGGAGAGCCTGGCAGCCGACCTCATCGCCATCATGGAGCATTACAAGCTGCCGCCCGAGCGCTTTAAGTTCGAGATCACCGAGACTGTGGCCGCGGCCTCCATGTCCACACTCCGGAGCACCATGCAACGGCTCATCGACTATGGCTGCGCCTTTGCCCTGGACGATTTCGGCATCGGCTACTCCGGCGTCACCAATATGCTCAACCTGCCCTTTAAGCTTATCAAGCTGGATAAGAGCCTGACCGACCGACTCACTGGCGAGCCAAGGACCAAGATAGCCGTAGAGGCCATCATCCACCTTATTCACCGTCTGAACATGCGCGTCATTGCCGAAGGCGTCGAGGTGGCCGAGGAGGTCGAGATCCTGCGGGAGCTGGGCTGCGACTATATCCAGGGCTATTATTTTTCACGGCCACTGCCCGAAACGGCATTCACAGCCCTTGTCAAAGAAGCGGCGGAGAGATAA
- a CDS encoding GntR family transcriptional regulator, with the protein MRKILYLDIVNDIKGKIEKGEMKPGDILPSEHELSEFYDVSRTTLRKSLALLVNENYIYTIPGKGNFVCEPTSNHYQFYFDEVDSLKGQIDEVKLIKVGVVSPGRRLMRELKVGSFDKVIRVQKAFYMGKDVVQYSNIYLPYQKGNPIVEDVINFANFHGIMEKSKLQFQLKKKLHIEIVQPSHEVRGYLKIPREESVFLISQCILSVEDGMPISYNEFYIRKDYFAIDAETVI; encoded by the coding sequence ATGCGTAAAATTTTATATCTCGATATCGTAAATGACATAAAAGGAAAAATCGAAAAGGGCGAGATGAAGCCCGGCGACATTCTGCCGTCGGAGCATGAGCTGTCGGAATTTTATGACGTCAGCCGCACCACCCTGCGCAAAAGCCTGGCGCTGCTTGTCAATGAAAATTATATTTACACCATTCCGGGCAAGGGTAACTTTGTCTGCGAGCCCACCTCCAACCATTACCAGTTTTATTTCGACGAGGTGGACAGTCTCAAGGGGCAGATCGACGAGGTCAAGCTCATCAAGGTGGGTGTTGTGTCGCCGGGGCGCCGGCTCATGCGTGAGCTCAAGGTCGGCTCTTTCGATAAGGTGATCCGTGTCCAGAAGGCCTTTTACATGGGCAAGGACGTGGTGCAGTACAGCAACATCTATCTGCCCTACCAGAAGGGAAACCCCATCGTGGAGGATGTCATCAATTTTGCCAATTTCCACGGCATCATGGAAAAGTCCAAGCTCCAGTTCCAGCTTAAGAAAAAGCTGCACATCGAGATCGTACAGCCTTCCCACGAGGTGCGGGGCTATCTCAAGATCCCAAGAGAGGAGAGCGTTTTTCTCATCTCTCAGTGCATCCTGTCCGTGGAGGACGGTATGCCCATCAGCTACAATGAATTTTATATCCGAAAGGACTATTTCGCAATCGACGCTGAAACGGTAATCTGA